From one Esox lucius isolate fEsoLuc1 chromosome 11, fEsoLuc1.pri, whole genome shotgun sequence genomic stretch:
- the gfap gene encoding glial fibrillary acidic protein, which produces MMEGQRVLSSYRKRFGAQGAGSGSGGVRISSLSSGRLSLHGSNRHLTHSTPISRLSLGSAGGALLLGTPGDRLDFAADTLLKAHYRETRTNEKVEMMGLNDRFASFIEKVRFLEQQNKMLVAELNQLRGKEPSRLGDIFQEELRELRRQVDGLSAGKARLEIERDNLATDVATLKQRLQDEMALRQDAENNLSTFRQDVDDASLNRVQLERKIDALQDEIAFLKKVHEEELRDLQDQLLAQQVQVDVDVSKPDLTAALRDIRVQYESMATSNMQETEDWYRSKFNDLTDAANRNTEALRLAKQESNDYRRQLQSMTCDMEALRGTNESLERQLGEFEDRFSVESAGYQDTIGRLEDEIQTLKQEMARHLQEYQDLLNVKLALDIEIATYRKLLEGEENRITVPVQSFSNLQFRESGISPEANVKRSIIVRTVETRDGEIIKESTTERKEIPDSP; this is translated from the exons ATGATGGAGGGTCAGAGAGTGCTGTCGTCTTACAGGAAGCGTTTCGGGGCCCAGGGGGCGGGCAGCGGGAGCGGGGGCGTGCGAATCAGCAGCCTGTCCTCCGGCCGCCTCTCCCTCCACGGGAGCAACCGCCACCTGACCCACTCCACACCCATATCCCGCCTCTCCCTGGGGTCGGCCGGAGGGGCCCTGCTCCTGGGGACCCCCGGGGACCGCCTGGACTTTGCGGCAGACACGCTTCTCAAGGCCCACTACCGGGAGACGCGCACCAATGAGAAGGTGGAGATGATGGGTCTGAACGACCGCTTCGCCAGCTTCATTGAGAAGGTGCGCTTCCTCGAGCAGCAGAATAAGATGCTGGTGGCTGAGCTGAACCAGCTGAGGGGGAAGGAGCCCAGCCGCCTGGGGGACATCTTCCAGGAGGAGCTGAGGGAGCTGCGCAGGCAGGTGGACGGTCTCAGTGCTGGGAAGGCACGCCTGGAGATAGAGAGGGACAACTTGGCTACCGATGTGGCCACACTCAAACAGAG ACTGCAAGATGAGATGGCCCTTCGACAGGATGCAGAGAACAACTTAAGCACATTTAGACAG GACGTGGATGATGCATCACTGAATCGCGTCCAGCTGGAGAGGAAGATCGATGCGCTGCAGGATGAGATCGCCTTCCTCAAGAAGGTCCACGAGGAG GAGCTGCGCGATCTACAGGATCAGCTGTTGGCCCAGCAGGTCCAGGTGGATGTGGACGTGTCCAAGCCAGACCTTACTGCTGCCCTGAGGGACATCCGGGTCCAGTACGAGTCTATGGCCACCTCTAACATGCAGGAGACAGAGGACTGGTACCGTTCCAAG TTTAATGATCTGACTGACGCAGCCAATCGCAATACAGAGGCCTTGCGATTGGCCAAACAGGAGAGCAATGACTACCGCCGGCAACTCCAGAGCATGACCTGTGACATGGAGGCTCTCCGTGGAACA AACGAATCTTTGGAGAGGCAGCTGGGTGAGTTTGAGGACCGTTTTTCGGTGGAGTCGGCTGGTTACCAGGATACCATTGGTCGTCTTGAAGATGAGATTCAGACACTGAAGCAGGAGATGGCCAGACATCTGCAGGAGTATCAGGACCTGCTCAACGTCAAACTGGCCCTGGACATAGAGATTGCCACATACAGGAAGCTCcttgagggagaggagaacag aATCACGGTTCCGGTGCAGAGCTTTTCCAACCTGCAGTTTAGAG AGAGCGGCATTTCTCCAGAGGCCAATGTGAAGAGGAGCATCATAGTGCGAACTGTGGAGACTAGAGATGGGGAG ATAATTAAGGAGTCTACAACTGAGAGAAAGGAGATTCCGGACAGTCCTTGA
- the map3k3 gene encoding mitogen-activated protein kinase kinase kinase 3 isoform X2, with amino-acid sequence MFGRPVQFEEIQQKVKTVFGQQLDLHYMNNELSIPLRGQDDLDKAIDLLDRSSKIKSIKILLLTQEQSNASPSPCQSPSTHHTVGKQVRIKASQSTGDVSTVYQPSEPRGRHLSTSSQNTGRSSPPPGYVPERQQRIARQGSYTSINSEGEFIPESDQCVLDPWSSAENSVSGSCQSLDSSSDSPSLRKSRMHRAKSYPDNRQQDNVSDRENHVYDKVVGKGGTYPRRYHVSLHHKDHSEGRRTFPRIRRPQGNLFTLVPSRRSLNGSEESLGSWQLVDKQGRLRPQERPVAHKSPSAPVTWRRGKLLGQGAFGRVYLCYDVDTGRELAAKQVVFDPDSPDTSKEVSALECEIQLLKNLHHERIVQYYGCLRDHIEKTLTIFMEYMPGGSVKDQLKAYGALTENVTRKYTRQILEGMSYLHSNMIVHRDIKGANILRDSAGNVKLGDFGASKRLQTICMSGTGIRSVTGTPYWMSPEVISGEGYGRKADVWSLGCTVVEMLTEKPPWAEYEAMAAIFKIATQPTKPLLPSNTSDHTRDFIHHIFVEAKHRPSAEELLRHPFSQILC; translated from the exons ATGTTTGGGCGGCCTGTGCAGTTTGAGGAAATCCAGCAGAAGGTCAAgactgtttttggtcaacagcTCGACTTGCACTATATGAACAATGAG ttGTCCATCCCTCTGCGTGGTCAGGATGACTTGGACAAGGCCATTGATCTGCTGGACCGTAGCTCCAAAATTAAGAGCATCAAGATATTGCTGCTAACACAAGAGCAGAGCAAC gccTCCCCGTCGCCCTGTCAGTctccctccacccaccacaCGGTGGGTAAGCAGGTGAGGATCAAAGCCTCCCAGTCTACGGGGGATGTCAGCACAGTGTACCAGCCCTCCGAGCCCAGGGGGCGCCACCTCTCCACCA GCTCTCAGAACACGGGCCGgagttcccctcctcctggctatgtccctgagaggcagcagaggatCGCCAGGCAGGGCTCCTATACCAGCATCAACAGTGAGGGAGAATTTATCCCAGAGAGCGACCAGTGT GTGTTGGATCCCTGGAGCAGTGCAGAGAACTCTGTGTCAGGGAGTTGTCAGTCTCTAGACAGCAGCTCAGACAG CCCCTCCCTGAGGAAGTCACGCATGCACCGGGCCAAGAGCTACCCTGATAACCGACAGCAGGACAACGTCTCAG ACCGGGAGAACCATGTTTATGATAAAGTGGTGGGGAAAGGAGGAACATACCCCCGTAGGTACCACGTCTCCCTGCACCACAAGGACCATAGTGAAG GTCGCAGGACATTCCCACGGATCCGTCGACCCCAAGGCAACCTGTTTACCCTGGTGCCCTCGCGGCGCTCCCTCAACGGCAGCGAGGAGAGTCTGGGCAGCTGGCAGTTGGTGGACAAGCAGGGCCGGCTGCGTCCACAGGAGCGCCCGGTTGCCCATAAGT CTCCCAGTGCTCCTGTGACTTGGAGGCGGGGCAAGCTGCTGGGTCAAGGTGCTTTTGGGAGGGTCTATCTGTGCTACGACGTGGACACGGGACGGGAACTGGCCGCCAAGCAGGTGGTGTTTGACCCAGACAGCCCCGACACCAGCAAG GAGGTGAGCGCTCTAGAGTGTGAGATCCAGTTGTTAAAGAACCTCCACCACGAACGCATTGTCCAGTACTACGGCTGTCTGAGGGACCACATTGAGAAGACCCTCACCATCTTCATGGAGTACATGCCAGGG GGTTCAGTCAAAGACCAGCTAAAGGCATACGGGGCGCTGACAGAAAACGTGACCCGGAAGTACACACGGCAGATCCTGGAGGGCATGTCCTATCTGCATAGCAACATGATCGTTCACCGTGACATAAAAG GCGCCAACATCCTGCGGGATTCAGCGGGAAACGTGAAGCTGGGAGATTTTGGCGCGAGCAAGAGGTTGCAGACCATCTGCATGTCTGGCACGGGCATCCGCTCTGTCACCGGCACCCCCTACTGGATGAGCCCTGAGGTGATCAGCGGAGAGGGCTATGGAAGGAAAGCAGACGTCTG GAGCCTGGGCTGCACCGTGGTGGAGATGCTGACTGAGAAGCCTCCCTGGGCGGAATACGAGGCCATGGCAGCCATATTTAAGATCGCCACCCAGCCCACCAAACCCCTGCTGCCCTCAAACACCTCGGACCACACCCGCGACTTCATCCACCATATTTTTGTGGAGGCCAAGCACCGGCCTAGTGCCGAGGAGCTGCTCAGACACCCCTTCTCCCAGATCCTCTGCTGA
- the map3k3 gene encoding mitogen-activated protein kinase kinase kinase 3 isoform X1, with translation MNERQALHSIMKDLVALQMSRRQPVPSYDMGKPKPLPNPTPATTKRQDDVRIKFEFSGERRILMFGRPVQFEEIQQKVKTVFGQQLDLHYMNNELSIPLRGQDDLDKAIDLLDRSSKIKSIKILLLTQEQSNASPSPCQSPSTHHTVGKQVRIKASQSTGDVSTVYQPSEPRGRHLSTSSQNTGRSSPPPGYVPERQQRIARQGSYTSINSEGEFIPESDQCVLDPWSSAENSVSGSCQSLDSSSDSPSLRKSRMHRAKSYPDNRQQDNVSDRENHVYDKVVGKGGTYPRRYHVSLHHKDHSEGRRTFPRIRRPQGNLFTLVPSRRSLNGSEESLGSWQLVDKQGRLRPQERPVAHKSPSAPVTWRRGKLLGQGAFGRVYLCYDVDTGRELAAKQVVFDPDSPDTSKEVSALECEIQLLKNLHHERIVQYYGCLRDHIEKTLTIFMEYMPGGSVKDQLKAYGALTENVTRKYTRQILEGMSYLHSNMIVHRDIKGANILRDSAGNVKLGDFGASKRLQTICMSGTGIRSVTGTPYWMSPEVISGEGYGRKADVWSLGCTVVEMLTEKPPWAEYEAMAAIFKIATQPTKPLLPSNTSDHTRDFIHHIFVEAKHRPSAEELLRHPFSQILC, from the exons ATGA ATGAGCGGCAGGCTCTCCACTCCATAATGAAGGACCTGGTGGCCCTCCAGATGAGTAGGCGCCAGCCGGTTCCGTCTTATGACATGGGAAAACCAAAGCCACTCCCCAACCCAACCCCtgccaccaccaagagacag GACGATGTCAGAATAAAGTTTGAGTTcagtggagagaggag AATACTGATGTTTGGGCGGCCTGTGCAGTTTGAGGAAATCCAGCAGAAGGTCAAgactgtttttggtcaacagcTCGACTTGCACTATATGAACAATGAG ttGTCCATCCCTCTGCGTGGTCAGGATGACTTGGACAAGGCCATTGATCTGCTGGACCGTAGCTCCAAAATTAAGAGCATCAAGATATTGCTGCTAACACAAGAGCAGAGCAAC gccTCCCCGTCGCCCTGTCAGTctccctccacccaccacaCGGTGGGTAAGCAGGTGAGGATCAAAGCCTCCCAGTCTACGGGGGATGTCAGCACAGTGTACCAGCCCTCCGAGCCCAGGGGGCGCCACCTCTCCACCA GCTCTCAGAACACGGGCCGgagttcccctcctcctggctatgtccctgagaggcagcagaggatCGCCAGGCAGGGCTCCTATACCAGCATCAACAGTGAGGGAGAATTTATCCCAGAGAGCGACCAGTGT GTGTTGGATCCCTGGAGCAGTGCAGAGAACTCTGTGTCAGGGAGTTGTCAGTCTCTAGACAGCAGCTCAGACAG CCCCTCCCTGAGGAAGTCACGCATGCACCGGGCCAAGAGCTACCCTGATAACCGACAGCAGGACAACGTCTCAG ACCGGGAGAACCATGTTTATGATAAAGTGGTGGGGAAAGGAGGAACATACCCCCGTAGGTACCACGTCTCCCTGCACCACAAGGACCATAGTGAAG GTCGCAGGACATTCCCACGGATCCGTCGACCCCAAGGCAACCTGTTTACCCTGGTGCCCTCGCGGCGCTCCCTCAACGGCAGCGAGGAGAGTCTGGGCAGCTGGCAGTTGGTGGACAAGCAGGGCCGGCTGCGTCCACAGGAGCGCCCGGTTGCCCATAAGT CTCCCAGTGCTCCTGTGACTTGGAGGCGGGGCAAGCTGCTGGGTCAAGGTGCTTTTGGGAGGGTCTATCTGTGCTACGACGTGGACACGGGACGGGAACTGGCCGCCAAGCAGGTGGTGTTTGACCCAGACAGCCCCGACACCAGCAAG GAGGTGAGCGCTCTAGAGTGTGAGATCCAGTTGTTAAAGAACCTCCACCACGAACGCATTGTCCAGTACTACGGCTGTCTGAGGGACCACATTGAGAAGACCCTCACCATCTTCATGGAGTACATGCCAGGG GGTTCAGTCAAAGACCAGCTAAAGGCATACGGGGCGCTGACAGAAAACGTGACCCGGAAGTACACACGGCAGATCCTGGAGGGCATGTCCTATCTGCATAGCAACATGATCGTTCACCGTGACATAAAAG GCGCCAACATCCTGCGGGATTCAGCGGGAAACGTGAAGCTGGGAGATTTTGGCGCGAGCAAGAGGTTGCAGACCATCTGCATGTCTGGCACGGGCATCCGCTCTGTCACCGGCACCCCCTACTGGATGAGCCCTGAGGTGATCAGCGGAGAGGGCTATGGAAGGAAAGCAGACGTCTG GAGCCTGGGCTGCACCGTGGTGGAGATGCTGACTGAGAAGCCTCCCTGGGCGGAATACGAGGCCATGGCAGCCATATTTAAGATCGCCACCCAGCCCACCAAACCCCTGCTGCCCTCAAACACCTCGGACCACACCCGCGACTTCATCCACCATATTTTTGTGGAGGCCAAGCACCGGCCTAGTGCCGAGGAGCTGCTCAGACACCCCTTCTCCCAGATCCTCTGCTGA